One Deinococcus planocerae DNA window includes the following coding sequences:
- a CDS encoding penicillin-binding protein, producing MRPMRRAPLLTLLLALGISDAGARVRLGEVLPPHPWTSGEREVVVVYSHDCGDLGELWGAVLAAGLPVRAVNAEDVPAPAPKGVNVWRGPEATAFARALRVGAYPTVLLVREGRVLNAWEGNFGGNLGLK from the coding sequence ATGCGGCCCATGAGACGCGCTCCCCTGCTCACGCTGCTGCTGGCCCTCGGGATTTCGGACGCCGGGGCGCGGGTGCGGCTGGGGGAGGTGCTGCCCCCCCACCCCTGGACCTCCGGCGAGCGCGAGGTCGTCGTCGTGTACTCGCACGACTGCGGCGACCTGGGCGAACTGTGGGGGGCGGTGCTCGCGGCGGGGCTGCCCGTGCGGGCGGTGAACGCGGAGGACGTGCCCGCCCCGGCGCCGAAGGGGGTCAACGTGTGGCGCGGCCCGGAGGCGACCGCCTTCGCCCGCGCGCTGCGGGTCGGTGCCTATCCCACGGTGCTCCTCGTGCGGGAGGGCCGGGTGCTGAACGCGTGGGAGGGGAACTTCGGGGGGAATCTAGGGCTGAAGTGA